aaaatttATCATGATTTTGTTcgatgttagtaacagcgaatcaAAAGAAGACAACGtcataaattttaaaaggaCTAAGGAGTAGTTCGCTATTCATAACACGGAACCAAGCTATTGCACATTGGATTTATTTTTTCTACaaaaaattatgatgttttctttttgtttgttgttaccaATAGCGAACAAAATCATGGTAATTTTATTTGACTTCTAACACATTCTTCTCTCGTTGttagcaaaagagaacaagtaCCGAACTTAAGCTCGAACATTTAGACACGTATTTTaagaattattttataattaaactttttaaaatttgtattagaaaaaactaatttattttaaatattcacAATGTTACATATACTTGATCTAAATCAACGTTAAAAAGTTGATGGCTGATGGTTACATATCAAAACTTATCATATGAACAATGTGGTGGAAAGTGTCATTTGTTGAAGTACGTCGGGCCTAGCTAGATAGCATTGTGTCATTAATATCTGTACGTCCTTCGCTCCATTCGTTTGCCATTTTGCTCAAATTATAGCATTCCTTGTGATCTTTGGTATAGCTTTCCCTAGTCTTTTTTGGTTAATTTCTTATATGTGAATACTGATATTCCAATCTGGTCCTCCCTTTAAGAATGGTCTTAATTATGTGCCTATTTGTAGTCTTGCGACGACAGCCGTAAACATCACGTTTGGTATTGAGGTCTTGTTATGAGATTTTGAGCGTCTTCAATCGTATAAAGTCGTAAAAAATTAAgagttttaatattaaattatgtacatAATATACGTTCAGTGTTAAAtgatattaaaatgttaaaaaagatattataatttttgaaattacacagaacttttaaataatttattaatttttactcCGTCTCTTCCTACAATGAAAATAGCTAAATTAAAGTGTCACTCTACTCGTGTAAAACCATCTTTCAACAATCTATAAATGCATACTTCCTCTGTTACATATTATTTGTAGCAAACCAACTTTTACACTATTCatcatttttgataatttacatatttccgctattatacaaaaaaagacataatcatgtgggatcttattttattcgtctcgttacatattttcataatatcaaattttataaattttagttatatataattCTAGATATAAACAATCCAACAAATACATAAAATTacgtaaaaatatatatatagtacaagtattttagaacgggAAAATACCAGATAATACATTTAGCTAAGCCTATGTAATTGATATCAGCCTTTTGTGGATTACGATCCGACAAACGGTTTTATGTGGTATGTGTGTAGTGTACATATAGTTGTCCACTTTTCTGCATTCTATACGTTTTGCTTTTGTTAACTTCTGAAGCATTTATGATGCCATTGCTGTAGTTCTCTATCGTTAAACCCCTTTTTGAACGTatattcatttatattttaatctctaatttaatataattaaaaactataaaaagttaatattaataatttgtacattaaaacgaatcaaataaaatttcatttgattatatattaCTTTCTTTGTCCCTCTCATTTTGCATAAATATGTGAATTTAGTGAAAAGAAAAACAACGTTGGAGAATTAGGCTAAAAAACTTAAAGATAGAAATAAGTAGTTTAAATAGAGTATAAGTTTATCAATGagaataaaagaataaaagtaaaaccattaccaaaaaaaaaaaagtgcaaaaccagtaagacaaattaaaagagagtaaataacaatttaagagttgtatataaattaaaaatgattaagGGTGTATTTGAATGGAAGGAAatgaaggaaaagaaaaggaagaaatttGAAGGAATAAGAGATTTcttatttggataacaaaatgaaaagaaaggGATATAGAGGTATTAAATAGAGagtttttattagttattaattttttccaaagttaaaaaaggaaaattatgtctcccttcctttccttttaCTCGACTCCTAAATAAACAAGTACtacttttctttcatttttctttccttCCTCTTCCTTTACTTCCTTTTCTCTTCAAAATTGTTATTCAAACATAGTGTAATAGATAAATAgtaaccaatttagatgtcccatttgtttGGGCACAATTATTAAGAGTGGTGTGAGGTCCATTAcaaagggtaaatagtaaagggtaagtagtgaagggtagttggataagtaaggtatatgagggtatattcgtaattacgtgtgtgaactaagggtattttgggtaaaaaaaaattgacaaaaataaaaatgagaaacCTAAAAGgcccaaataaggaaatggaacaactaaaattaattcggagggagtataaaaaaatgaaacacATTCATTAATTTAGCAGTAAGAAAAAATATCTCCATATTTAGATCCACAAGCATTTTCCTTGGTTGTCTTCAAAATGTTCATCTGCCCTCATTTCAGGCCTCCACTGTTGCGTTTAAATGGCTTTGAGTTATTACTCTAATGTGGATGTAGTTAGATGaggaattaattaaaaaagtatAGGGAAAGAGCACAACATCATCAGTTTAAATGAAGGGGGCttgttagtaaaaaaaaattaggttgGATTTGTAAAGGCATGGAATAAaagtttggattattaaaattatttttttttcgaaaaataGATAAGGAGCAAGAAACAAAtagatatatctatataatagaaatttaacAATTACAAAACCTACCTGGATTTTCCCCATTTCTATTCCaaatatttttgaacaatcaTAATACAATTTCCAAGCGAGATAAAGTTCTAACTTTATACCCGAACATCACCTTTACCTTTCTTCCACCCACCAAAACGAAAACAAAATAGGCGATTTACCTGGCAAAGACCAAATGATCAAGAAAAACCTCCTGAATGGCAATCTAAGAAAACATGAAAACACCATCTCTATGCATATATTGCCGCTAAAGGGATCAAAGCCCGACAGCAGCTCAATGCTTGGCGAAATATGATAAAGAAACTAGCAATCAGTACTCTACCCTGATGCGATTCTAATCAACATGAGAAAGAAATCTTtttcaaatgaaaattaattcGGGAAAAGCATAACACAGCTTAACTAAACCTGGTAACGTAAAAGTCTACATATAATGCGCCAAACTATTACTAGGAAAACAAAAGCCTAAACTAATATTATATAATCAAGATATGCACGGAAAAAGGTTAAGTTTAAGATTAAAGTTTGAGATTTTTGATTTAAACCAATCACTCTGTTTTTCCTTGCACTACAATAACTAGATCTAAGCAATTACCAATACATACAACCCAAATACTACCCTTGCAAAACCTAAAATCCAAACCAGTCTGAGAAATGCAACATCAATAATCACAATCTCAATGAGGATGATTTTTTTAGAAAAGACcacagcaaaagagaacaattttcaaaaacTAGCACTATAATGCCAACTACGTCTCACTAGAAACACATAGTTATTTGTTACTCGTACTTGCTGCTAAGCTGTCACAGGTCCTAGTCAAATATAGCATTTCAAAGTTCAAGCTATCCCAAATCAAATAGCCTAAATGGAAAACATTTAAGTAATGTCAAACATAGAAGCACGTTTTCCTAGCTAGTTGATGTATGATATTCTGCTATTAATTCTAGAAAAAGTGCCATTCAGGAGGAAGTTCTCGACTAATCTATGCCTTGGTGGGTAAAAGcctattttgaattttaattttttgaaaaaaaaaaaaaaaacttcaactgACCCAAAACTTCAGCAGCACAGCTTGGAAACTGAATCGGTTGTCAAAAGGTAATGAGGCCATCAGACATCAAGGAAAAAGAAAACCTACGCTAAACCTGTAAAAGAGGTAAATGACACTATATCAAACACTAtctatgaaataaataaatctaaGAAGCTTAGTTGAGGAAGCATATCATACAGTGATGACTtactatgaaaataattttcaccAGGTATCAAGCTCCTCCAACAGTGTTACCATCTATAGCAGTATTCTAAAACAATAGTAAGATGCATACTTCagtaaaataagttaaaaaacaACTATGACTATTAGCATCAACAAATAACACACAAGCCACCAGCCATGACAATTACCAAATCAACATCTTTCTTCCCATTGGTATGTGACAAATCAGTTGAGGTAGGAGATTGTGAAAACctataaaatgaaagaaaagatAGGCAAGAGATTACTAAGAAAATACACAAAGACATTTCATTTGACATCTGTAGATAAACAGCAATAGAACATTCAATTACGACGGTACCATTAAGTGTCTCCTAACTCATAGAAGCACAAAACGTGAAACACCCTATCAATTTTCGTTCCGACCCGTTCGTACCAAACCGGTGCCGGAATGCAACCTGAAACGCTTGCAGTGGCGTTCTGATTGCCTAGGACAAATGCAAATTGAAGGTGGAACAAAAAGGACTAAACAAACATGGCTAGGCGTATATGAAGGTTGaagaaaacaaaattgaaaaagacTTGTAAATAAAATTTCCATCGTTAAAGACTTGCAAGCTCTGTTGGAGAAAGAATAATGGAGTATCCAGTAGCAGTACAAGGTGAAAGCATGAGAGTAATACTGCAACGCTTTTTTAGGTTAAAACAAACCTATCCCTAAATCCAAATGATAAAACTattgttttactttttaaactttctttATACTCAGAAATTATTTCTCTTTGTTAACTTTCCAACGTAACATGGAGCATTTTATTTTGCCCACAATTATCACTATTTTTAGTTTTCCAACTTAATATGTTTTTTATACAATTTGTtcgaaaaaatttttttaatctccttaattattatttacatttttactAGCACATTAATTCTATTAATTAGTATTAGTTTCGTTTGCGACGTTTCCGAATCTCTACTTAAAGGTTTCTTATTTTCGTTTCTGTTTTTCGTATCAAACCAAATTTCACATGCTACCTTATCCTTATAAATCAATAGCAAGGGTGCAAGTTATAAAAAGCACAGAAGACATGAACCAAACCTGAGAGCTCGTGCTTTCCTTTTCTCTTCTTCAATTGTGTCTATCTTTGCATTAGAACCAAATTTGGCTAATCGAGCTTTCTTCTTTGCCTCTTCGTCAGCAGGAACTGGTATCCCAAACCTGAGATAAATTTCACACACCGCCATAAAAGGTTTTAGAGCAGCAATAATAATGCATATTGGGAAGACCcaaatcataaaactaaaatgGAAGGGATACTCACACTCATGAtaaaaatatacttcctccaGAGTTTAATAGTTGCAGCAACTAATGTTCATCAACTAatcttatttagtatatatttctCCATGTACAACATGAAATATAGTCAAACTGGaatttgtttaattcgtcttaatgcatattttcataatattaactattAGAAAAActttatcatataaaattaaagatataaaaGATTAAAATCATACATTGGATagcgtgaaaaacaaaaatattgcaACTATTAAAAACTAGGGGAagtataaacaaataaaaatttaataatagaaaaaactaTAAGAGAGCAGAGCAAAACCTTTCTGCTCTTGCTTTTCTCTTCTGGTCCTCTGATCCCTTGGACGCCTCTGATCCACCACCAATGCCAAACCTGATTTGCATAAACCAAACAAGAGAGACAAGCACAGTAGAAGGTCAAAAAAAACTCAATTTATAACAATgtaatcaaaataacaattaCTTGTGCTATAGCTTTCTtttataaacaaatttttgcaacaCCAAGAGACAAAGAAATAGTGATAAATATTCTGCAGACATTTGCTGCACTTGTATTCAGTGATAATCACAACCATTTTCTTAAGTCCGGAAAAATTTTATCCATTTAAACTATCATTTAAAATACCTGAAAGGACTAAGTAAATAAAAACGTTTACAATGTCAGAAACAAAAGGGCGGCTCTATGGTGTTCAATGGATAAGGCGAAATGAAAAGATGTTGTTTCAAAGAATAACAATGTATGATTTCACCAATAACAGAAAAGACTCAATGTAAACTCCTCTTGCTCACACTCTAGTACTCCATCATGTacaaacacaaaataaaataaaatttctctcATGATCTTTTTTAgacaagaaaataaattatatccACAAGAAATACTAGAATCTCCACTACTTCTAGAAATAACCAACAATGCAGCATGAATGTAGTAGAGCTATTTGAGCCTTCACACACCAAGAAAGTTCTTATGATTTTTGTTTCATCTTTCTTGTGAAATTTGACGGGGGAACCTTAAAATACTCTCAACCACCACCCCCACCCAAATCCAAAGAAAAATTGAACCGGCAATGACCAGATCTCAAATGATTGAGCTAAACTCCAATAAATTGCCCCAGTGCAATGCCAGTTTCTTTCAACAAGGGCAATGACTTAACCGCTGCAAATGATTGCGCTATCCTAAACACTTCACATCAAAGAAACCCTCTCTTAATACAGTGACATATACCATATTGTAAGATATTTAAATCCTTACCGCTCTCTAAGCAGAATTACAGGAACCATACAGCCCTGTTTTATCAGCATTTACAAATGGTGGACATGGTTAATGAATTCTAGGTGTATCTATAGCGAGGAAAGGGTATGTAACATAAAATGGTGGGAGTTTCATGACCGAAGATTACAATTACCAACACCCAATAACAGCAAGCAAACAGACAGGGAAAGAACACAACAGGCGATTCAATatcacaacaaaaaaaataacttgaTACAAACCCTAACGTCACataacatcaatcaaaaaaatcgCCCATATACTGTAAAATCAACTTAtaagaacttaaacaaaaaaCCAAACCCTACTAGTCATCATGAATCAGGAAAAAAACTtaagaaacaaagaaaaatcGACCAAATTGACTCGTAAGGCATTAAACGAGAACCAAATCCTACTATTAATCTTGAAATACATCTCTTATAAACGATATAccaataaaataagtaaaatcaaGTAGTACCTCTCAGCCCTAGAATTACGCTTCTCTTGTTCGGACAACTGAACAGGAACACCGAATCGCTCAGCCCTACGAATCTTCTTCTGAATAACATCATCTGCACCCTTGGAATCTTTTTCCGTAAGACTTTCTGTAGTATCCTGAGTATCAATTTCTTTAGATTCACCAGCTTTTTTAGAATCGTCAACAACAACATTAGAAGCTTCAAGGTCAGATTTGGGACAAGAGGTTTTCGAATCGTCGGTGGGATTTGGTGaggttagggttagggttttctcgggtttagggttttgagaTGCGGAATTATCTGCTGCTGGCGCCATGGGATTAGGGCTAAAGATTAGATTGAAGGGAAAAGGGGGAGACTGTAGAGGAGAACGCAATTCACAGACaaatagagagagaaagagtgtAAGGGAGTGAATGAACAGCCACTTTGAGAGAACGGGGGAATATATTCTTGGTCCGATTTTTTTTCCATGCCTAATTGCGGGTTATTTTGAAGTCGAGTTATTTTTAGTGGGATTaattttgagtttaatttttattgtgattAGCTTAGTTAGTcaaaaactttaataaatttttcttattattaatatttttaatatatatatatatatattataataataattttttattttgtagtaatattgttatattaaaaaatttaattatattaattttagggTTAATGTTGaattaaatgttttaaaaattaactgAAAATGTAGTGGGTCCAACTAAAAATAATggcatgaaattaaaaatactgGCGTCAAATTGAAAGCGGATTAGTTGGGTTTAGATTTTGGTGGAGTTTGACCcaattttttttctgttttttggGCAGGATTGTTTTCGAGTTTAGGGCAGAAATTTTGTGTTATGACCCCTTTATTTTCTAGTCGGATTCCCGGTTAATTTCTGATCGATCAAAATTTAACAGATGTACGTGGCGCTGTTGAAAATATACAAGAGTAGAGAATGTGAGGTCATGTGACCTCGGATATTTACAAATCACAAATCACAAATCACGAATTCTTAAATGAAAGGATTTCATGGTAAGACCATCTCTATTAGGTTGATTTATGCATAATATTAtgtttaaagtgatcacttgcaattttaatgtaatcacttgcaattttaaagtgatcaactaGAGAAATAGGTTGATGATATATGGGTCAtagtaagacggtctcatacaagaagagctgtaaaataattacaaaatagtAAACTCATCAACATAAATGacgaaaataaaagataatggCCCTGCATAcacaatttttaaaacaaaaaaggtaattataaaataaattgttggCTATTCAATCCATGTATAAAGAACATCTTACGATGAGACCATCTCTTTATGTTTGCTCTATTTATTCATCACGAGAATTCACCCACATGTGTAGAACTCGATCTACATAGcacaataatagaaaaaaccttatatgctgcggttttaaaaaTACGCAG
The sequence above is drawn from the Amaranthus tricolor cultivar Red isolate AtriRed21 chromosome 5, ASM2621246v1, whole genome shotgun sequence genome and encodes:
- the LOC130813176 gene encoding protein MODIFIER OF SNC1 11, giving the protein MAPAADNSASQNPKPEKTLTLTSPNPTDDSKTSCPKSDLEASNVVVDDSKKAGESKEIDTQDTTESLTEKDSKGADDVIQKKIRRAERFGVPVQLSEQEKRNSRAERFGIGGGSEASKGSEDQKRKARAERFGIPVPADEEAKKKARLAKFGSNAKIDTIEEEKRKARALRFSQSPTSTDLSHTNGKKDVDLNTAIDGNTVGGA